A region from the Chelonoidis abingdonii isolate Lonesome George chromosome 10, CheloAbing_2.0, whole genome shotgun sequence genome encodes:
- the RPL37A gene encoding large ribosomal subunit protein eL43, whose amino-acid sequence QAKRTKKVGIVGKYGTRYGASLRKMVKKIEISQHAKYTCSFCGKTKMKRKAVGIWHCGSCMKTVAGGAWTYNTTSAVTVKSAIRRLKELKDQ is encoded by the exons CAGGCTAAGCGCACCAAGAAAGTTGGGATTGTGGGTAAATATGGTACCCGTTATGGTGCTTCACTCAGGAAAATGGTAAAGAAAATTGAAATTAGCCAGCATGCCAAGTATACCTGCTCCTTCTGTGGCAAG ACCAAAATGAAGAGGAAAGCTGTAGGTATCTGGCATTGTGGATCCTGTATGAAGACAGTAGCTGGTGGTGCCTGGACCTATAA CACCACCTCTGCAGTGACAGTCAAATCTGCCATCAGAAGACTGAAGGAACTGAAAGACCAGTAG